The following proteins are encoded in a genomic region of Triticum dicoccoides isolate Atlit2015 ecotype Zavitan chromosome 1B, WEW_v2.0, whole genome shotgun sequence:
- the LOC119321437 gene encoding adenine/guanine permease AZG1-like codes for MTSPIIPRTDDGGQAAATRVGRLNAAVERSWVGRRFRLAARGTTFTTELRAGTTTFLTMAYILAVNASILSDSGATCSVDDCASPSPACKFPPVDPGYAACLSRARRDLIVATAASSVIGSFIMGAFANLPIALAPGMGTNAYFAYTVVGFHGSGTLSYRKALAAVFIEGLVFLLISLVGLRSKLAQLIPKPVRIASSAGIGLFLAFIGLQSNQGFGLVGFSTSTLVTLGACPASQRASVAPVMTFPNGTVALMPGGTVSGGILCLSGRMTSPTFWLAVVGLLIIAFCLIKNVKGAMIYGILFVTFISWPRNTAVTAFPDTPAGDESFNYFKKVFDVHRIQSTAGALDFSGIGHGYFWEALITFLYVDILDTTGGLYSMARFAGFVDDATGEFEGQYFAFMSDATAIVFGSLLGTSPVTVFIESSTGIREGGRTGLTALTASLYFTAALLITPLLASIPSWAVGPPLVLVGVMMMRAVAEVDWEDMRQAVPAFMTLALMPLTYSIAYGLIGGIASYMLLHSWDWACEAAGRLGCRPRRKVGGGEATRADTPVSNESASGNGEHGKGVSHVELS; via the coding sequence ATGACCAGCCCCATCATCCCGCGGACCGATGACGGCGGCCAGGCCGCGGCCACGAGGGTGGGCCGCCTCAACGCCGCGGTGGAGCGGTCCTGGGTGGGGCGGCGCTTCCGCCTGGCCGCGCGCGGGACCACCTTCACCACCGAGCTCCGCGCCGGCACCACCACCTTCCTCACCATGGCCTACATCCTCGCCGTCAACGCCTCCATCCTCTCCGACTCGGGCGCCACCTGCTCCGTCGACGACTGCGCCTCCCCGTCCCCCGCCTGCAAGTTCCCGCCCGTCGACCCGGGGTACGCCGCCTGCCTCTCCCGCGCGCGCCGCGACCTCAtcgtcgccaccgccgcctcctccgtCATCGGCTCCTTCATCATGGGCGCCTTCGCCAACCTCCCCATCGCGCTCGCTCCCGGCATGGGCACCAACGCCTACTTCGCCTACACCGTCGTCGGCTTCCACGGCTCCGGCACGCTCTCCTACCGCAAGGCGCTCGCCGCCGTCTTCATCGAgggcctcgtcttcctcctcatctCCCTCGTCGGCCTGCGCTCCAAGCTCGCTCAATTGATCCCCAAGCCCGTGCGGATCGCGTCGTCCGCGGGGATCGGGCTGTTTCTGGCCTTCATCGGGCTGCAGAGCAACCAGGGGTTCGGCCTCGTCGGGTTCAGCACGTCCACGCTGGTCACGCTCGGCGCGTGCCCGGCCTCGCAGCGCGCGTCCGTGGCGCCGGTCATGACGTTCCCCAACGGCACGGTGGCGCTGATGCCCGGCGGCACGGTCTCCGGCGGCATACTCTGCCTCTCCGGCCGGATGACCTCCCCGACCTTCTGGCTCGCGGTGGTCGGCCTCCTCATCATCGCCTTCTGCCTCATCAAGAACGTCAAGGGCGCCATGATCTACGGCATCCTCTTCGTCACCTTCATCTCATGGCCGCGCAACACCGCGGTCACCGCGTTCCCGGACACGCCCGCCGGCGACGAGAGCTTCAACTACTTCAAGAAGGTGTTCGACGTCCACCGCATCCAGTCCACGGCCGGCGCGCTCGACTTCAGCGGCATCGGGCACGGCTACTTCTGGGAGGCCCTCATCACCTTCCTCTACGTCGACATCCTCGACACCACAGGCGGGCTCTACTCCATGGCGCGCTTCGCCGGCTTCGTGGACGACGCCACGGGGGAGTTCGAGGGGCAGTACTTCGCCTTCATGTCCGACGCCACCGCCATCGTCTTCGGCTCGCTGCTGGGGACGTCCCCGGTGACGGTGTTCATCGAGTCGTCCACCGGGATCCGCGAGGGCGGCCGGACGGGGCTCACGGCGCTCACCGCGTCCTTGTACTTCACGGCGGCGCTGCTCATCACGCCGCTGCTCGCGTCGATCCCGTCCTGGGCGGTCGGGCCGCCGCTGGTGCTGGTGGGCGTGATGATGATGCGCGCCGTGGCGGAGGTGGACTGGGAGGACATGCGGCAGGCCGTGCCGGCGTTCATGACGCTCGCGCTCATGCCGCTCACCTACTCTATCGCCTACGGCCTCATCGGCGGCATCGCCTCCTAC